A segment of the Candidatus Cloacimonadota bacterium genome:
TCCCAGGCGGAAGGGAAAGCGCGTCCAGACAGCGACTATGACGTGGCGGTTTTAACGACGCCGGAAAGAAATATTAAAAACAGCATGAAAATCTGCACCGATATTCTTTTTTTTCTTTCAGACGCGCTGGATATTCCGGACCAGAAACTGGATTTGACTAATTTGAATAACGCCAA
Coding sequences within it:
- a CDS encoding nucleotidyltransferase domain-containing protein; the encoded protein is MKINRKKLEKEAEKLGIKMIVLFGSQAEGKARPDSDYDVAVLTTPERNIKNSMKICTDILFFLSDALDIPDQKLDLTNLNNA